The segment AACGGTTGTCATCAGGGACACGGCGGTGTACCCTGCCCGCGAAAGGAGGGGATCGATGCGGATATCCGAGATCCAGGAGAAGGTGCACCGCACTGCGGTGGAGCACGGTTGGTGGGAGGAGTCCCGACCGGTGGGGGAGGTGCTGATGCTGATGGTGACCGAGCTCGCCGAGGCGATGGAGGCGTACCGGGAGGGAAACCCGGAAAGCGACAAGATCCCGGGCTACTCCAAGCTCGAGGAGGAGCTCGCCGACGTGGTCATCCGGCTCCTCGACTTCGCCGGCGGAGCCGGGCTCGACATCGAAGGAGCGATCACGGCGAAGATGGCTTACAACGAGACCCGCCCCTACCGGCACGGGGGAAAGCTCGCCTAGCGGGCGGCGCGGCCGCGGCGGAACGCCTCCAGGTTCACCTCGGCCAGTTCCTTCCTGTTCCCGAACAGCTCCTCGATCGCCCGGACGAGCGCCCCCTCCGGAAGGCCGATGAACTCCGCTCCCGCCCCGAGGAGGACGATGTTCGCACTCCGGAGCGATCCGATCTCCCGTGCGATCGTCACGGCATCGAGCAGGAGGTGGCGCGGGAGGGAGCGGATCTCCGCCAGGATTTCCTCTTCGTCCGGGTAGTTGGGGATGTTCTTCACCGGGACCGAGTTGGCCACCATCGCCCCTTCCGGAGCGAGGTACTCCAGATGGCGCAGTCCCTCCATCGGCTCCATCGCCAGGATCAGGTCGGCCCTCCCCTTGGGGATGACCGGGGAATGGATCTTCCGGTCGGAGATGCGCACGTGCGACTCCACCGCCCCTCCCCGCTGCGACATCCCGTGCACCTCGGACTGCTTGACGAACAGCCCCTGGTCGAGGGCGGCGCGGCTGATCACCGCAGCGAGGGTGAGTAGCCCCTGCCCTCCGACCCCGGCGAGGACGATCTCCCGCCTCATTTCGCCCTCCTTCGCGCCCGCCGCGCTGCGGTCTGGACGCACTCCCGCCGCGCGATCACGACCGATACCCCCGGGTGATCGATCTCCTCCCGCAACACCTGCACGTTCTCCTCATGCCGTGGCCCGATCGGGGTGATCACCCGGATGTGATCCGGATCGACCCCGAGCCCGCGGCAGATCGACTCCAGCCGGTCCGTCGCCTGCGACGGCTGCCCTCCGGTCATCGCCACCGTCAGATTATCGAGGATGACGACCGTCACCGGGGTTCCCTCCTGAACGCAATCGAGAAGCCCGGTGATCCCGGAGTGGGTGAAGGTCGAATCCCCGATCACCGCCACCGCCGGATGCAGCCCGGCATCGGCCGCCCCCTTGGCCATCCCGATCGACGCTCCCATCTCGATGCAGGTGTCGACCGCCTCGTACGGCGGGAGGGCGGCGAGGGTGTAGCATCCGATGTCGGAGAAGACCCGCCCGCGGTCGCCGAGTGCCTCCTTCAGTGCGCGGAACGTGTCGGCGTGGGGGCAGCCCGGGCACAGGGCAGGCGGGCGTGGGGCGACGAGATCTCCCGGCGCGAACGCGGGTTTTATCTCGATCCCGAGCGCCGCGGCCACCGCCTCCGGGGTGAGCTCCCCGATGCGGGGCAGTCTCCCGTCGAGCCGCCCGTGCACGCGCGGATTCCCGAACAGCCCGCGCAGGCGCGACTCGATGAACGGGTATCCGTCCTCGATCACCACCACCTCGTCGCACGATTCCATGAGCTCCTTCACTGCTTCCCGCGGGAGCGGATACTGGGAGATCTTGAGGAGGGGATGCGGCAACTCGTCCGGGTAGAGCTCGCGCACGTAGGCGTACCCGAGCCCGGCGGCGATGATCCCGAGGGTGCGGTCGGCCCCAGGGAACAGTCGGTTGAACCGGCTCTCTTCACTTGCGGCAGTGAAGGCGTCCTGCAGCTCGACGAGCCGGGAGTAGTTCCGCCGCGCGTTCGCCGGGAGGAGCACGAACCGGCGCGAGTCCTCCGGAAGCCGGAGTCCATTCTCCTCCCGCGCTTTCTTCCGCTCCACCGGAGCGCGGGAGTGGGCGAGGCGGGTCACCAGCCGGACGAGGACCGGGATGCGATACCTCTCCGACAGCTCGAACCCGTAGCCGACTATGTCGTACGCCTCCTGCGGGTCGGACGGCTCGAGGCACGGCACCCCGGCGAAGTCGGCGTAGAACCGGGAATCCTGTTCGTTCTGCGAGGAGTGCATCGACGGATCGTCGGCGACGGCGACAAGAAGACCACCGTTCGCCCCGGAGATCGCGGCGTTGATGAACGGATCGGCGGCGACGTTCAACCCGACGTGCTTCATGCTCACCAGCGCCCGCTTCCCGGCGTAGCTCATCCCGAGTGCCGCCTCGAGCGCGGTCTTCTCGTTGGTCGACCAGCGGGAGTGGATCGATGCCGGCGCGATCCTCTGGACGTACTCCAGGATCTCCGTCGATGGGGTCCCGGGATAGGCGTACGCCCCCGAGATCCCACTGTCGAGCGCCCCCTGTGCCACCGCCTCGTCCCCGAGGAGGAACATCCGCTCCATCTTTCCCCTCCCTGATTCGCCGTAGAAGAAGGATAAGCCCTCACCGGCACGGGCGCAACGCGTCCGATGGCGCACGAGGCGCAACGCACGTGTGTTTCTTGCTCAGACCGGTGGTGATTGTTATACTGCCAGGGTATTCTTCAATCACGTAAGGGGGATAAAGACATGGGGCAAGCGAGGAACATCAGCCTGCTGGGGCATTCCGGCTCCGGCAAAACCACCCTCGCCACTTCGCTGCTGAAGAAAGGCGGAATAAAGGATCAGATTGCGTTTGATTCCTCCCAGGAGGAGAAGGAACGGGGCTACTCCATCGACCTCGGGTTCGGGGCGTACACCTACAAGGGGACTACCTTCACCCTCATCGACACCCCGGGCGGGGACGAGTTCATCGAGGAGATGGTCAAGGCGGTCCCGGTCGCTGATCTGAACCTGATCGTGATAAACGGCGAGAAGGGAGTGGAGGTCGTCACCGAGCGGGCGTGGGAGCTCACCGGCGCGGCCGGTCGCCCGACCGCCGTTTTGATCAACCACCTGGACAAGGGGATCGACTTCGACAAGGTCCTTGGAGAGCTGCGCGAGCACTTCGAGGGCGGAAAGTTCCTCGTCCTCCAGATTCCGATCATCGAGGGCGGGAAGTTCGTCGGAGTGGTCGACGTCCTCGCCGGAAAGGCGATCTACTTTGGCGACAAGGGGAAGAAGGACGTCCCGGATGCCCTCTCCGCCGCCCTGGAGGAGCATCGCGGCTACCTGGTGGAGGAGATCTCCTCGATCGATGACGAGCTGATGATGAAGTTCCTCGAGGAGGAGGAGATCAGTACCGCTGAGCTTGCTTCCACCCTCAGCCAGGGGATCGCCGCCGGGTCGCTCATCCCGGTCTTCTCCGCCTCCGGGCTGGAGGAGAAGGGGATCGACCTGTTGATGGATGCGTTCCTGAACATGGTCCCTGCTCCTGCCGTCGACCCGAGCGCCCCGCCCCGGGCGGTGGTGTTCAACCTCGCCACCGACCCCTACCTCGGCCGGCTCACCTACGTGCGGGTCCTCGAGGGAACGATCAAGGAGGGATCCCACCTCGTCGAGCTCAAGGGCGGGAACAAGGTGGAGATCCGTGACATCTATTCGTTCGAAGGGACGAAGCAGAAGCGCGTCCCCGCGGCCGAGGCCGGCGAGATCGTGGCGATCGGGAAGCTTGATAACATCGAGCTCGGCGTCACCCTGGCCGCAAGCCCGGACGCGGAGCCGTTCCCGATGCCGGCGTTCCCCAAGCCGATCTTCTCGCGGGCGATCGTCCCCAAGAGCCAGGCCGACGTGGAGAAGATGAGCAGCGCGTTGAAAGAGCTGGGTGGAACCAAGGCGACGATCCGCGTCGAGCGCGACCCAGTCACCAAGGAGCTGATCCTGTGGGGGATGGGGGACGTCCACCTCTCCGTGTTCATCGAGCGGCTGAAGAATCGGTACAACGTGTCGCTGGAGACGAAGCAGCCGGAGATCCCGTACAAGGAGACGATCCGCAAGAAGGCGACCGCCAAGTACCGCCACAAGAAGCAGACCGGCGGCCGCGGACAGTTCGGTGAGGTCGTGTTGCGGATCGAGCCGCTTCCGCGGGGAGAGGGATTTAAGTTCGTCGACGAGATCAAGGGCGCGGCGATCCCGGGTCAGTACATCCCCGGGGTGGAGAAGGGAGTGATCGAGGCGATGGAGGAGGGGAACCTCGCGAAGTACCCGGTCACCGACGTTCTCGTGGCGGTGTTCGACGGGAGCTTCCACCCGGTCGACTCCTCCGAGCTTGCGTTCAAGCTCGCCGCGCGGAACGCGTTCCGTGCCGCCTACGATCAGGCGAACCCGTGCCTCCTCGAGCCGATCATGGCCCTTGAGGTTAAGGTTCCGGAGGACTTCACTGGAGACATCGTCAGCGATCTGAACGGGCGTCGCGGGCGGATCCTCGGGATGGAGCCCGCCGGAGGGCGGACCACGGTGATCAAGGCCGAGGTCCCACTCGCCGAGCTGCAGAGCTACGCCCTCGACCTCAAGTCGCTCACCCAAGCGCGGGGGACGTTCCAGATGGAGTTCCTCAAGTACCAGACTGTGCCGGCCAATATCCAGGAGAAGATCGTGGCCCGAGCGCAGAAGGAAGGCGAATGAACGTCGGCCGCTACATGCACCACGACCCGGTGACCGTCCTCCCCGAGGCGACCCTCGGGGAGGCGAAGCGGGTGATGGAGGAAAACGGGTTTGGGATCCTCCTTGTCGCCAGTGCTGCGCACGAGCTCAC is part of the Candidatus Bipolaricaulota bacterium genome and harbors:
- a CDS encoding elongation factor G, producing the protein MGQARNISLLGHSGSGKTTLATSLLKKGGIKDQIAFDSSQEEKERGYSIDLGFGAYTYKGTTFTLIDTPGGDEFIEEMVKAVPVADLNLIVINGEKGVEVVTERAWELTGAAGRPTAVLINHLDKGIDFDKVLGELREHFEGGKFLVLQIPIIEGGKFVGVVDVLAGKAIYFGDKGKKDVPDALSAALEEHRGYLVEEISSIDDELMMKFLEEEEISTAELASTLSQGIAAGSLIPVFSASGLEEKGIDLLMDAFLNMVPAPAVDPSAPPRAVVFNLATDPYLGRLTYVRVLEGTIKEGSHLVELKGGNKVEIRDIYSFEGTKQKRVPAAEAGEIVAIGKLDNIELGVTLAASPDAEPFPMPAFPKPIFSRAIVPKSQADVEKMSSALKELGGTKATIRVERDPVTKELILWGMGDVHLSVFIERLKNRYNVSLETKQPEIPYKETIRKKATAKYRHKKQTGGRGQFGEVVLRIEPLPRGEGFKFVDEIKGAAIPGQYIPGVEKGVIEAMEEGNLAKYPVTDVLVAVFDGSFHPVDSSELAFKLAARNAFRAAYDQANPCLLEPIMALEVKVPEDFTGDIVSDLNGRRGRILGMEPAGGRTTVIKAEVPLAELQSYALDLKSLTQARGTFQMEFLKYQTVPANIQEKIVARAQKEGE
- a CDS encoding indolepyruvate ferredoxin oxidoreductase, whose translation is MERMFLLGDEAVAQGALDSGISGAYAYPGTPSTEILEYVQRIAPASIHSRWSTNEKTALEAALGMSYAGKRALVSMKHVGLNVAADPFINAAISGANGGLLVAVADDPSMHSSQNEQDSRFYADFAGVPCLEPSDPQEAYDIVGYGFELSERYRIPVLVRLVTRLAHSRAPVERKKAREENGLRLPEDSRRFVLLPANARRNYSRLVELQDAFTAASEESRFNRLFPGADRTLGIIAAGLGYAYVRELYPDELPHPLLKISQYPLPREAVKELMESCDEVVVIEDGYPFIESRLRGLFGNPRVHGRLDGRLPRIGELTPEAVAAALGIEIKPAFAPGDLVAPRPPALCPGCPHADTFRALKEALGDRGRVFSDIGCYTLAALPPYEAVDTCIEMGASIGMAKGAADAGLHPAVAVIGDSTFTHSGITGLLDCVQEGTPVTVVILDNLTVAMTGGQPSQATDRLESICRGLGVDPDHIRVITPIGPRHEENVQVLREEIDHPGVSVVIARRECVQTAARRARRRAK
- a CDS encoding indolepyruvate oxidoreductase subunit beta yields the protein MRREIVLAGVGGQGLLTLAAVISRAALDQGLFVKQSEVHGMSQRGGAVESHVRISDRKIHSPVIPKGRADLILAMEPMEGLRHLEYLAPEGAMVANSVPVKNIPNYPDEEEILAEIRSLPRHLLLDAVTIAREIGSLRSANIVLLGAGAEFIGLPEGALVRAIEELFGNRKELAEVNLEAFRRGRAAR